A stretch of Streptomyces vietnamensis DNA encodes these proteins:
- a CDS encoding DUF1772 domain-containing protein, with protein sequence MTENRGGKGAGAVLGTATAASGLLAGVWFAYVCSVMPALARSDDRVYVEVMRNINDVIQNPVFFTPFFGVPVLTAVAAWQHRAGRARVWTLAAFVLGLAVLVVTSAANVPLNDALAATQDPTAARAAFETPWVAWNLVRAVLGTAGLACLLRALAVRN encoded by the coding sequence ATGACGGAAAACAGGGGTGGAAAGGGTGCCGGGGCGGTCCTCGGCACGGCGACGGCGGCGAGCGGACTGCTCGCGGGGGTGTGGTTCGCGTACGTCTGCTCGGTGATGCCGGCGCTGGCGCGCAGCGACGACCGGGTCTACGTCGAGGTGATGCGGAACATCAACGACGTGATCCAGAACCCGGTGTTCTTCACCCCGTTCTTCGGGGTGCCGGTCCTCACGGCGGTGGCCGCCTGGCAGCACCGCGCCGGCCGGGCGCGGGTCTGGACGCTCGCCGCGTTCGTCCTCGGCCTGGCGGTCCTCGTGGTCACCTCGGCGGCGAACGTCCCCCTCAACGACGCCCTCGCGGCGACCCAGGACCCGACCGCCGCCCGCGCCGCCTTCGAGACCCCGTGGGTGGCGTGGAACCTGGTCCGCGCGGTCCTCGGCACGGCGGGCCTGGCCTGCCTGCTGCGGGCGCTCGCCGTACGGAACTGA
- a CDS encoding TetR/AcrR family transcriptional regulator produces MPTTRKYVSPRREQAAAQTRAEILRSATRLFAERGYGRVTVADIAAGAGVSAKAVFASAGSKSDILNEIVDTAVRASGYEQAIDAVLAERDPEAALGALARGTRAGNEGMFAVHEAIHKALPSHEDGEALWERATADYRAALRTAAHHLHTLAPAPRPEEETADLLWFWFGPGGWRTLVAENGWPWDRAEAFLLRTALATLRTP; encoded by the coding sequence ATGCCGACCACACGCAAGTACGTCTCGCCCCGGCGGGAGCAGGCCGCCGCCCAGACGCGCGCGGAGATCCTCCGGTCGGCGACCCGGCTGTTCGCCGAACGCGGCTACGGGCGGGTGACCGTCGCGGACATCGCGGCCGGGGCGGGCGTCTCGGCGAAGGCCGTCTTCGCGAGCGCCGGGAGCAAGAGCGACATCCTCAACGAGATCGTCGACACGGCCGTACGGGCCTCCGGCTACGAGCAGGCGATCGACGCCGTACTCGCCGAACGGGACCCGGAGGCGGCCCTCGGGGCCCTGGCCCGCGGCACCCGGGCGGGGAACGAGGGCATGTTCGCCGTGCACGAGGCGATCCACAAGGCGCTGCCCTCGCACGAGGACGGCGAGGCGCTGTGGGAGCGCGCCACCGCCGACTACCGCGCCGCCCTCCGCACCGCCGCGCACCATCTGCACACCCTGGCGCCGGCCCCCCGCCCCGAGGAGGAGACGGCGGACCTCCTGTGGTTCTGGTTCGGACCGGGCGGCTGGCGCACCCTGGTCGCCGAGAACGGCTGGCCCTGGGACCGCGCCGAAGCCTTCCTCCTCCGCACCGCGCTCGCCACCCTGCGGACGCCCTGA
- a CDS encoding ester cyclase, whose protein sequence is MGMSPEDAARGLFTVLATGDAALAAEVVHKDFTNREAVVSPAACSLPGPAGALASGAWLRAAFTDLSFPVTDLVRDGDRVWIRLHMRGRHTGPFVHYRDGMLLQAIPPTGAEIDSEQVHLLHLRDGKVVRHEAVRDDLALAGQLGVFPPGPAVQLIQDWHATERAARAASVIAEAAEKAAATARAYARG, encoded by the coding sequence ATGGGAATGTCACCCGAGGACGCGGCCCGCGGACTCTTCACGGTCCTGGCGACCGGAGACGCGGCGCTGGCCGCGGAGGTCGTGCACAAGGACTTCACCAACCGCGAGGCGGTCGTCTCGCCCGCCGCCTGCTCGCTCCCCGGGCCGGCGGGCGCGCTGGCCTCGGGCGCCTGGCTGCGCGCCGCCTTCACCGACCTGAGCTTCCCCGTCACCGACCTGGTCCGCGACGGCGACCGGGTGTGGATACGGCTGCACATGCGGGGCCGGCACACCGGCCCCTTCGTCCACTACCGGGACGGCATGCTCCTCCAGGCGATCCCGCCCACCGGGGCCGAGATCGACTCCGAGCAGGTCCACCTCCTGCACCTGCGGGACGGCAAGGTCGTCCGGCACGAGGCGGTCCGCGACGACCTCGCCCTGGCCGGGCAGCTCGGCGTGTTTCCCCCCGGCCCCGCCGTCCAGCTCATCCAGGACTGGCACGCGACCGAACGCGCGGCCCGGGCCGCTTCCGTGATCGCCGAGGCCGCGGAGAAGGCGGCGGCCACCGCCCGCGCGTACGCGCGCGGCTGA
- a CDS encoding CGNR zinc finger domain-containing protein, which translates to MTATIRPHTFRPRDLVGGHVVIDLVNTVTARDAESVDWLDGYPRLLEWAALTGHFAPADLTALRRLAESEPDGAERALARTRELREALHDLLTALIRQDAPAPAEAVERVETHWKHAVARARLTFHGTAPELRADVGTSGLDHLHHELALRAFDLLRELPLERTRVCPGMRCGWVFLDSSRGGRRRWCSMATCGNSAKGRTHYRRKQADDAGPGPQ; encoded by the coding sequence GTGACGGCGACCATCCGGCCCCACACCTTCAGGCCCCGCGACCTGGTCGGCGGGCACGTCGTCATCGACCTCGTGAACACGGTGACGGCGCGCGACGCGGAGTCCGTCGACTGGCTCGACGGCTATCCGCGCCTGCTGGAATGGGCCGCCCTCACCGGCCACTTCGCCCCCGCCGACCTCACCGCCCTGCGACGGCTCGCCGAGTCCGAGCCCGACGGGGCCGAGCGGGCGCTGGCCCGCACCCGCGAGCTGCGCGAGGCCCTGCACGACCTGCTCACAGCACTGATCCGCCAGGACGCCCCGGCTCCGGCGGAGGCGGTCGAGCGGGTGGAGACCCACTGGAAGCACGCGGTCGCCCGTGCGCGCCTCACCTTCCACGGGACCGCGCCGGAGCTCCGGGCCGACGTCGGGACCTCGGGGCTCGACCACCTCCACCACGAACTCGCCCTGCGGGCCTTCGACCTGCTGCGGGAGCTGCCGCTGGAACGCACCCGCGTCTGCCCCGGCATGCGGTGCGGCTGGGTGTTCCTCGACAGCTCCCGGGGCGGCCGCCGCCGCTGGTGCTCCATGGCCACCTGCGGCAACTCCGCCAAGGGCCGGACCCACTACCGGCGCAAGCAGGCGGACGACGCGGGTCCGGGCCCGCAGTAG
- a CDS encoding arginase family protein: MAAATVELITAPWNLGLRPPAPGREPGTWRTPRALLSAGLGERLRPARVVELDRPPYEFDAQPATRIRNGVTLREHTLLLGEAVHAALAASRFPVVLGGDCSILLGCLLGARRHGRCGLVHLDGHSDFRHPGNHDAGALLGSAAGMDLALATGRGELLLTHWPEIGRPLVADEDVVQIGDREEGEENPPATPPVTRFTAREIQRIGVAELGERVVRRLEERGLDRVWLHLDLDVLDERVLPAVDSPGRPGLDFPQLSELVSTLTATGRVAGLDVAIYDPELDPDGAYAAPVVDCLTHALTPLATVEAHA, from the coding sequence ATGGCCGCCGCCACCGTCGAGCTCATCACGGCCCCCTGGAACCTCGGCCTGCGACCGCCCGCCCCGGGGCGCGAGCCAGGAACCTGGCGGACCCCGCGAGCACTCCTCTCGGCGGGCCTCGGGGAACGCCTGCGGCCGGCCCGGGTGGTGGAGCTCGACCGTCCGCCGTACGAGTTCGACGCGCAGCCGGCGACCCGCATCCGCAACGGGGTCACCCTCCGCGAGCACACGCTGCTGCTCGGCGAGGCGGTCCACGCCGCGCTCGCCGCCTCCCGGTTCCCGGTCGTCCTGGGCGGCGACTGCAGCATCCTGCTCGGCTGCCTGCTCGGCGCCCGGCGCCACGGACGCTGCGGACTGGTCCACCTCGACGGACACAGCGACTTCCGGCACCCCGGCAACCACGACGCCGGTGCGCTCCTCGGCTCGGCCGCCGGAATGGACCTGGCCCTGGCCACCGGCCGGGGCGAACTGCTGCTCACCCACTGGCCCGAGATCGGCCGGCCGCTGGTCGCCGACGAGGACGTGGTCCAGATCGGCGACCGGGAGGAGGGCGAGGAGAACCCCCCGGCCACACCCCCGGTCACCCGGTTCACCGCCCGGGAGATCCAGCGGATCGGCGTGGCCGAACTGGGCGAGCGGGTCGTCCGCCGCCTGGAGGAGCGCGGGCTCGACCGCGTCTGGCTCCACCTCGACCTCGACGTGCTCGACGAGCGCGTCCTGCCCGCGGTGGACTCCCCGGGCCGCCCCGGCCTGGACTTCCCCCAGCTGTCCGAGCTCGTCTCGACCCTGACGGCCACCGGCCGGGTGGCCGGGCTCGACGTCGCGATCTACGACCCGGAACTCGACCCGGACGGTGCGTACGCCGCCCCCGTCGTCGACTGCCTCACCCACGCCCTGACCCCGCTCGCGACCGTGGAGGCCCACGCATGA
- a CDS encoding PaaX family transcriptional regulator gives MAEQHTPRSLIVSFYGAYGRAPDESPVPVAALIRLLGVLGVDAPSVRSSVSRLKRRGLLLPGRTADGAAGYALSEDARRLLDDGDRRIYARTEPKLSEGWVLAVFSVPEAERHKRHLLRSRLARLGFGTAAPGVWIAPARLYEETRNALERLELSPYVDLFRGDHLGYTATAEAVARWWDLPAIAGLHEEFLAAHEPVLRAWRTAPAGAEDAYRDYLLALDSWRRLPYADPVLPAELLPDDWPGRRSAEVFTALHELLRDRGAEYVRPFLSEDTP, from the coding sequence GTGGCCGAGCAGCACACTCCCCGATCCCTGATCGTCTCCTTCTACGGCGCGTACGGTCGTGCGCCCGACGAGTCGCCGGTGCCGGTGGCCGCGCTCATCCGGCTGCTCGGCGTGCTCGGCGTCGACGCGCCCTCGGTGCGCTCCTCGGTGTCGCGGCTCAAGCGGCGCGGGCTGCTGCTGCCGGGCCGGACGGCGGACGGCGCCGCCGGGTACGCCCTCTCGGAGGACGCCCGCCGGCTCCTGGACGACGGCGACCGCCGGATCTACGCCCGTACGGAGCCGAAGCTGTCCGAGGGCTGGGTCCTCGCCGTCTTCTCGGTGCCGGAGGCCGAGCGGCACAAGCGGCACCTGCTGCGGTCCCGGCTCGCCCGGCTCGGTTTCGGCACGGCGGCGCCGGGCGTCTGGATCGCGCCGGCCCGGCTGTACGAGGAGACCCGGAACGCCCTGGAGCGCCTTGAGCTCTCCCCGTACGTGGACCTCTTCCGCGGCGACCACCTGGGGTACACGGCGACGGCCGAGGCGGTGGCCCGCTGGTGGGACCTGCCGGCGATCGCCGGGCTCCACGAGGAGTTCCTGGCCGCCCACGAACCGGTTCTGCGGGCCTGGCGGACGGCCCCGGCGGGCGCCGAGGACGCCTACCGGGACTACCTCCTCGCCCTGGACTCCTGGCGCCGACTCCCCTACGCGGACCCGGTGCTCCCGGCGGAGCTCCTGCCGGACGACTGGCCGGGCCGCCGCTCGGCGGAGGTCTTCACGGCCCTGCACGAACTGCTGCGGGACCGGGGCGCGGAGTACGTCCGGCCGTTCCTCTCAGAGGACACCCCCTAG
- a CDS encoding AMP-binding protein has protein sequence MELTPSAHLDTFARDRLPPPGLWPRLVFDLPELVYPDRLNCGTELLDRTVERFGADRPAFHDGEGNVWSYGELRDRVDRIAHVLTTDLGVLPGNRVLLRGTTTPWLAACWLAVMKAGGVAVTVLAQQRAPELAVMAEVARCTHALCDAHALDELLAARIPGLRITPFGGDGPDDLLALAERHPGPYEAVATAADDVALIAFTSGTTGQPKGCVHFHRDVLAVADTFSARVLRPLPDDVFAGSPPLAFTFGLGGLVVFPLRAGASAVLLEQAGPKQLLAAIERHRVTVLFTAPTAYRVMLDELTQGTAPEVASLRRCVSAGENLPEATWKAWYARTGLRLINGIGATELLHIFISAADGDIRPGTTGRPVPGWQARIVDREGRAVPDGEEGLLAVRGPVGCRYLADPRQEEYVRDGWNVTGDTYVREPDGWFRYVSRADDMIISAGYNIAGPQVEEVLLDHPDVVETAVVGRPDELRGQVVVAYTVVRDGVPRDASTAAALRAFVRARIAPYKSPREIVFLDALPRTATGKLQRFLLRDPA, from the coding sequence ATGGAGCTGACACCTTCGGCCCACCTCGACACGTTCGCCCGGGACCGGCTGCCCCCGCCCGGCCTCTGGCCCCGTCTCGTCTTCGACCTCCCCGAGCTGGTCTACCCCGATCGGCTCAACTGCGGCACCGAACTCCTCGACCGCACGGTGGAACGGTTCGGCGCCGACCGGCCCGCCTTCCACGACGGCGAGGGCAACGTCTGGAGCTACGGGGAGCTCCGCGACCGGGTGGACCGCATCGCCCACGTCCTCACCACCGACCTGGGGGTCCTGCCCGGCAACCGGGTCCTCCTGCGCGGCACCACCACCCCCTGGCTGGCCGCCTGCTGGCTCGCCGTGATGAAGGCCGGCGGCGTCGCCGTCACCGTTCTGGCCCAGCAGCGCGCCCCCGAGCTGGCCGTGATGGCCGAGGTCGCCCGGTGCACCCACGCGCTCTGCGACGCCCATGCGCTCGACGAGCTCCTCGCGGCCCGGATACCCGGGCTCCGGATCACCCCCTTCGGCGGGGACGGACCGGACGACCTCCTCGCCCTCGCCGAACGCCACCCCGGCCCGTACGAGGCGGTGGCGACCGCCGCCGACGACGTGGCCCTGATCGCCTTCACCTCCGGCACGACCGGGCAGCCCAAGGGCTGCGTCCACTTCCACCGGGACGTCCTGGCCGTCGCCGACACCTTCTCCGCGCGCGTCCTGCGCCCCCTGCCCGACGACGTCTTCGCCGGCTCGCCGCCGCTCGCGTTCACCTTCGGCCTCGGCGGGCTCGTCGTCTTCCCCCTGCGGGCCGGGGCGAGCGCGGTCCTCCTCGAACAGGCCGGGCCCAAGCAGCTGCTCGCGGCGATCGAGCGGCACCGGGTGACGGTGCTGTTCACCGCCCCGACGGCCTACCGGGTCATGCTCGACGAGCTGACCCAGGGCACCGCCCCCGAGGTGGCCTCGCTGCGCCGCTGCGTCTCGGCCGGCGAGAACCTGCCGGAGGCGACCTGGAAGGCCTGGTACGCGCGGACCGGTCTGCGCCTGATCAACGGCATCGGCGCGACCGAGCTGCTGCACATCTTCATATCCGCCGCCGACGGCGACATCCGCCCCGGCACCACAGGGCGTCCGGTGCCCGGCTGGCAGGCCCGGATCGTCGACCGCGAGGGCAGAGCCGTCCCCGACGGCGAGGAGGGACTGCTCGCGGTGCGCGGCCCGGTCGGCTGCCGCTATCTGGCCGACCCGCGCCAGGAGGAGTACGTACGGGACGGCTGGAACGTCACGGGCGACACCTACGTCCGCGAACCCGACGGCTGGTTCCGCTACGTCTCACGGGCCGACGACATGATCATCTCGGCCGGGTACAACATCGCCGGACCCCAGGTCGAGGAGGTCCTCCTCGACCACCCCGACGTCGTGGAGACGGCCGTCGTGGGCCGCCCGGACGAGCTGCGCGGCCAGGTCGTCGTGGCGTACACCGTGGTACGGGACGGGGTGCCGCGCGACGCGAGCACCGCCGCCGCGCTGCGGGCCTTCGTCCGCGCCCGCATCGCCCCGTACAAGTCGCCCCGGGAGATCGTCTTCCTCGACGCCCTGCCCCGCACCGCGACGGGCAAGCTCCAGCGCTTCCTGCTGCGGGACCCCGCCTGA
- a CDS encoding acyl-CoA dehydrogenase family protein, which yields MPAFSLDPAQTTWCAQLSALAAERLKPLADQGEPGRVNRPLVAALGELGLLARLFEAGALDLCLLRESLARTCTEAETALALQGLGTHPVAAFGTPAQRARWLPEATAGRAVAAFALSEPDAGSDAAALALDAVPDGRGGWRLHGEKRWISNAPEADFATVFARTTRGAGARGVTAFLVPADRPGLGGEPLDMLAPHALGTLTFDGVPVGPEDLLGEPDGGFRVAMNTLNLFRPSVGAFAVGMAQAALDAALAHTAARPAFGGVLADLQAVSHRVAEMATRTEAARLLVYAAAVAYDEGDPDVPRRSAMAKLLATETAQYVVDAAVQLHGALALQRGHLLEHLYREVRAPRIYEGATEVQRTIIAKELYAKVQRTKDTKEQNTEKQKAEKQKTEK from the coding sequence ATGCCCGCATTCTCGCTCGATCCGGCACAGACCACCTGGTGTGCGCAGCTCAGCGCGCTCGCCGCCGAACGCCTCAAGCCCCTCGCCGACCAGGGCGAACCCGGGCGGGTCAACCGCCCCCTGGTCGCCGCCCTCGGCGAGCTCGGCCTCCTCGCCCGCCTCTTCGAGGCCGGCGCCCTCGACCTCTGCCTCCTGCGTGAATCCCTCGCCCGGACCTGTACGGAGGCCGAGACCGCCCTCGCCCTCCAGGGCCTGGGCACCCACCCCGTCGCCGCCTTCGGCACCCCCGCCCAGCGCGCCCGCTGGCTCCCCGAGGCCACGGCTGGACGGGCCGTCGCCGCCTTCGCGCTCTCCGAACCGGACGCCGGCTCCGACGCCGCCGCCCTCGCCCTCGACGCCGTCCCCGACGGGCGCGGCGGCTGGCGCCTGCACGGCGAGAAGCGCTGGATCTCCAACGCCCCCGAGGCCGACTTCGCCACCGTCTTCGCCCGCACCACCCGCGGCGCCGGAGCCCGCGGCGTCACCGCCTTCCTCGTCCCCGCCGACCGGCCCGGCCTCGGCGGGGAGCCGCTCGACATGCTCGCCCCGCACGCCCTCGGCACCCTCACCTTCGACGGCGTCCCCGTCGGCCCCGAGGACCTCCTCGGCGAACCCGACGGGGGCTTCCGGGTCGCCATGAACACCCTCAACCTCTTCCGGCCCAGCGTCGGCGCCTTCGCCGTCGGCATGGCCCAGGCCGCCCTCGACGCGGCCCTCGCCCACACCGCCGCCCGCCCCGCCTTCGGCGGCGTCCTCGCCGACCTCCAGGCCGTCTCGCACCGCGTCGCCGAGATGGCCACCCGCACCGAGGCCGCCCGCCTCCTCGTGTACGCGGCGGCCGTGGCGTACGACGAGGGCGACCCGGACGTCCCCCGGCGCTCCGCCATGGCCAAGCTCCTCGCCACCGAGACCGCCCAGTACGTCGTCGACGCGGCCGTCCAGCTGCACGGCGCCCTCGCCCTCCAGCGCGGCCACCTCCTGGAACACCTCTACCGGGAGGTCCGCGCACCCCGGATCTACGAGGGGGCGACGGAGGTGCAGCGCACGATCATCGCGAAGGAGCTGTACGCGAAGGTGCAGCGGACGAAGGACACGAAGGAACAGAACACGGAGAAACAGAAGGCTGAGAAACAGAAGACTGAGAAATAG
- a CDS encoding RidA family protein — MTLHRHNPAELSPPTGFSHAVTATGTRLVFLAGQTALDTEGKVVGEELTEQFTTALGNLLTALRHAGGTPADLARVTVYTTDVPGYRDHAHELGRIWRRLAGRDYPAMAVIGVVRLWDEQALVELDGFAVLDEPAPA; from the coding sequence ATGACCCTGCACCGCCACAACCCCGCCGAGCTCTCCCCTCCCACCGGCTTCTCCCACGCCGTCACCGCCACCGGCACCCGGCTCGTCTTCCTCGCCGGGCAGACGGCCCTCGACACCGAGGGCAAGGTCGTGGGGGAGGAGCTCACCGAGCAGTTCACCACCGCCCTCGGTAACCTCCTCACCGCCCTGCGGCACGCCGGCGGCACCCCCGCCGACCTCGCCCGCGTCACCGTCTACACCACGGACGTCCCCGGCTACCGCGACCACGCCCATGAACTGGGCCGGATCTGGCGTCGATTGGCGGGCCGCGACTACCCGGCGATGGCCGTCATCGGAGTCGTACGCCTCTGGGACGAGCAGGCCCTCGTCGAGCTCGACGGCTTCGCGGTCCTGGACGAGCCGGCACCTGCTTGA
- a CDS encoding MFS transporter, with translation MSSSTPKPTTPTATAPRKRDGDGKGIALFVIASCQLMVVLDITIVNIALPHIQSALDFSTTSLSWVVNAYTLTFGGLLLLGGRAGDILGRRRVFIFGVLLFGLASLLGGFAQESWQLLAARALQGVGGAIASPTSLSLITTTFDEGPERNRAFGVFAGVSAGGGAIGLLMGGLLVEWLNWRWVFFVNVPIALVIAFLTPRHVKESERHPGNFDLTGALTSTLGMVALVYGFIRAAQEGWRDPYTIASFAAAIVLLVTFIFVERRSRQPITPLHMFADRNRAGTYGIMLCLAASIFGMFFFLTLFVQTVLDFSPLKAGLAFLPISAVIAVVAGITSQLLPKYGPKPFMVLGSLCLAAGLSWLTRTDVHSTYAGSILGPMLVFSVGMGMMFVSLTLMALSNVKPQEAGAASGLLNATQQVGGSLGLSILVTVFGTASRNEAETQVPAFLAQAGPLEKAQFAKTGQLPPPWADQVLTTGVTAGFIVAAIFAVAAFVIALVAIQVRPSDIERLKGGGMMPGA, from the coding sequence ATGAGTAGCAGTACACCGAAGCCGACGACCCCGACGGCGACCGCTCCTCGCAAGCGCGACGGAGACGGCAAGGGCATCGCCCTGTTCGTGATCGCCTCCTGTCAGCTGATGGTCGTCCTCGACATCACCATCGTGAACATCGCGCTCCCGCACATCCAGAGCGCGCTGGACTTCTCGACCACCAGCCTGTCCTGGGTCGTCAACGCCTACACGCTCACCTTCGGAGGCCTGCTCCTCCTCGGCGGACGTGCGGGCGACATCCTCGGCCGTCGCCGGGTCTTCATCTTCGGCGTGCTGCTCTTCGGACTGGCCTCACTCCTCGGCGGGTTCGCGCAGGAGTCCTGGCAACTCCTCGCGGCCCGTGCCCTCCAGGGCGTCGGCGGCGCCATCGCCTCCCCGACCTCGCTCTCCCTCATCACCACCACCTTCGACGAAGGCCCCGAACGCAACCGCGCGTTCGGCGTGTTCGCGGGAGTCTCGGCGGGCGGCGGCGCCATCGGCCTGCTCATGGGCGGCCTCCTCGTGGAGTGGCTGAACTGGCGCTGGGTGTTCTTCGTGAACGTCCCCATCGCCCTGGTCATCGCCTTCCTGACACCCCGCCACGTCAAGGAGTCGGAGCGGCACCCGGGCAACTTCGACCTGACCGGCGCGCTCACCTCGACGCTCGGCATGGTGGCGCTGGTGTACGGCTTCATCAGGGCCGCCCAGGAAGGCTGGCGCGACCCCTACACGATCGCCTCCTTCGCGGCGGCGATCGTCCTCCTGGTCACCTTCATCTTCGTGGAGCGCCGCTCGCGCCAGCCGATCACCCCGCTGCACATGTTCGCCGACCGCAACCGCGCGGGCACGTACGGCATCATGCTCTGCCTCGCGGCCTCCATCTTCGGTATGTTCTTCTTCCTGACCCTCTTCGTGCAGACGGTCCTCGACTTCAGCCCGCTGAAGGCCGGACTCGCCTTCCTGCCCATCAGCGCGGTCATCGCGGTCGTCGCGGGAATCACCTCCCAGCTGCTGCCGAAGTACGGCCCGAAGCCCTTCATGGTGCTCGGCTCCCTCTGCCTGGCCGCCGGACTCTCCTGGCTGACGCGGACCGACGTCCACTCCACCTACGCCGGCTCGATCCTCGGCCCGATGCTGGTCTTCAGCGTCGGCATGGGCATGATGTTCGTGTCGCTGACGCTGATGGCGCTGTCCAACGTCAAGCCCCAGGAGGCCGGTGCCGCCTCCGGCCTCCTCAACGCCACCCAACAGGTCGGCGGTTCGCTCGGCCTCTCCATCCTCGTCACGGTCTTCGGCACGGCCAGCCGCAACGAGGCCGAAACGCAGGTCCCGGCGTTCCTGGCGCAGGCGGGCCCGCTGGAGAAGGCCCAGTTCGCGAAGACCGGCCAGCTCCCGCCGCCCTGGGCCGACCAGGTCCTCACCACGGGCGTCACCGCGGGCTTCATCGTGGCCGCCATCTTCGCCGTCGCCGCCTTCGTGATCGCCCTGGTCGCGATCCAGGTCCGCCCCTCGGACATCGAACGCCTGAAGGGCGGCGGAATGATGCCGGGCGCCTGA
- a CDS encoding PASTA domain-containing protein: protein MVVVLAGLLFVLSRFGDGGGDRGGGGGGSSEQKAVPPKASVTVSASARPKPSGPPSLVGKRLKDAKEQASAAGFDVVSHDASDQDARQWDVGGWKVCFQGSAGQRNGGRPVLDLGVVRTEAPCPAADGEKIPWPAMPAVTGMTFGRAGEALGPIGFRKVEPESAYSDVELPGVADPWKVCFQDPEPGKTVENPQFGTVYLKLAPPDAVCPERPYAVLHPS, encoded by the coding sequence GTGGTCGTGGTGCTCGCGGGTCTCTTGTTCGTGCTGTCCCGCTTCGGAGACGGGGGCGGAGACAGAGGCGGAGGCGGAGGCGGCTCGTCGGAGCAGAAGGCGGTGCCGCCCAAGGCGAGCGTCACCGTCTCCGCGTCCGCCCGCCCCAAGCCTTCCGGACCCCCCTCGCTCGTGGGGAAGCGGCTCAAGGACGCGAAGGAACAGGCCTCCGCCGCCGGCTTCGACGTCGTGTCGCACGATGCCTCCGACCAGGACGCCCGGCAGTGGGACGTCGGTGGCTGGAAGGTGTGTTTTCAGGGTTCGGCGGGGCAGCGGAATGGTGGGCGGCCCGTGCTCGATCTCGGGGTGGTGCGTACCGAGGCGCCTTGCCCCGCCGCCGACGGCGAGAAGATCCCCTGGCCCGCCATGCCCGCCGTCACCGGTATGACCTTCGGGCGGGCCGGTGAGGCGCTCGGGCCGATCGGGTTCCGGAAGGTCGAGCCGGAGAGTGCGTACTCCGATGTGGAGCTGCCCGGTGTCGCGGATCCGTGGAAGGTCTGCTTCCAGGATCCCGAACCGGGCAAGACGGTCGAGAATCCGCAGTTCGGGACCGTTTATCTGAAACTTGCCCCGCCCGACGCGGTGTGTCCCGAGCGGCCTTACGCCGTGCTTCACCCTTCCTGA